The following proteins come from a genomic window of Orenia metallireducens:
- a CDS encoding TetR/AcrR family transcriptional regulator, giving the protein MNNRAKIMEVAVNLFASRGYDGVGVKELAEEAGVTKPTLYHYFGNKKGLLEELLVENFSKMNNLVKEATIYNHDLPFTLNKLVSTYFNFAKNNKTFYRMQLAMALAPIDSESNKAVSKFIKEQHNMVEELFIQAAEDHGNMKGRHKAYAATLLGMINTYITLSLRGDRELNDELLYQAVHQFMHGIYS; this is encoded by the coding sequence ATGAATAATCGTGCTAAGATTATGGAGGTTGCAGTAAACCTCTTTGCTTCTCGGGGTTATGACGGAGTAGGTGTAAAAGAGTTAGCTGAAGAAGCAGGTGTTACTAAACCAACTCTTTATCACTATTTTGGAAATAAGAAGGGATTACTAGAAGAGTTATTAGTAGAAAATTTTTCTAAAATGAATAACTTGGTTAAAGAAGCAACGATATACAATCATGATTTACCTTTTACATTGAATAAATTAGTATCTACTTATTTTAATTTTGCCAAAAATAATAAAACTTTTTATAGGATGCAATTAGCAATGGCACTTGCACCAATAGATAGTGAATCTAATAAGGCTGTCTCAAAATTTATCAAAGAGCAACATAATATGGTGGAAGAACTTTTTATTCAAGCTGCAGAGGATCATGGTAATATGAAAGGCAGGCATAAAGCCTATGCAGCTACATTATTAGGAATGATTAATACATACATAACTTTATCCTTGCGAGGCGATAGAGAGTTAAATGATGAATTATTATATCAAGCAGTTCACCAATTTATGCATGGAATCTATTCTTAA